The following is a genomic window from Leptospira selangorensis.
TTTTTAGAGAACTGGCTTTCTGCATATTTGCGATGCAATCTTTGGGAAAGATCCATAAGAGAATGAACTCTTTCCTTTTTGGTTTCTTTGGAAACCGTTTCAGGAAATTGTTCCGCAGAGGTATTTTTCCGAACAGAAAAAGGAAAGGCATGTATTTTAGAAAAACCTAATTCGTCCAGGATAGAAACAGAATCTCCAAAATCAGCTTCAGTTTCCCCAGGGAAACCTACGATTACATCTGTTCCTAAAAATAAATCCGGAACTTTTGATTTAGCAAGTTCTATCCTTTTACGGAAGGTTTCAGGAGTATAACTGCGTTTCATTCTTTTTAGGATCTCTTTACTTCCACTTTGTAAAGGAACATGTAAGAATGGAGTAAATCTAGGATGAGTAAGAAGTTCAGCAAGTTCCACACCCACATCAGGCGGTTCGATGGAAGAAAGTCTAAGTCTGGAATATTCTAACTTATTCAAGATGGCTTCGAGCATTTTAGGAAATGCCTTTCTGCCTTCTGCATCTCTATACCAGCCCAAGTTCACACCTGTAAGTATGATCTCTCCCACTCCATTATCCTGTAAGAAGGAAACCTGATCTAGTACGTCTTTCCAATTTCTGGAAACACCCTTGCCTCTTGCTTGAGGAATTTTACAATAAGAACATTGGCGATCACAACCGTCTTGGATCTTAAGATAAGCTCTGGTATGTCCATTCGGTAAAACATCAGAATATGCAAATCTGTCTGAAACTGTTTGGATATGAGAAGAATCTGCGCCTTCTTTTTCTAGGATCAACCTAGGCAGATCGGATTTGTTTTCATTGCCAATCACTCCTGCAATGCCGGGGATAGATTCTATTGATTCTTTATCTGTCTGTGCGTAACATCCGGTTACCCAGACTTGAGCACCAGGATATCTTTTAATCGCGTTTCGAATAATATTACGATTTCTTGAATCTGCTTTATTGGTGACCGTACATGTATTGACTACGACCACATCCGGAATATCTTCTCCCGCGGCCACAGAATATCCGTGTTTACTCAAAGAAGAGAATAAACCATCCGACTCAAAAAAATTGAGCCTACAACCTAAGGTATGGAATAATACCTTTTTTTCACCCGGCGGAAAGGGCATTGATCCTTGCCTCTATTCTTCTAATATTACCTTTTATTTTTTCATCGTCAGGTT
Proteins encoded in this region:
- the mtaB gene encoding tRNA (N(6)-L-threonylcarbamoyladenosine(37)-C(2))-methylthiotransferase MtaB, which codes for MPFPPGEKKVLFHTLGCRLNFFESDGLFSSLSKHGYSVAAGEDIPDVVVVNTCTVTNKADSRNRNIIRNAIKRYPGAQVWVTGCYAQTDKESIESIPGIAGVIGNENKSDLPRLILEKEGADSSHIQTVSDRFAYSDVLPNGHTRAYLKIQDGCDRQCSYCKIPQARGKGVSRNWKDVLDQVSFLQDNGVGEIILTGVNLGWYRDAEGRKAFPKMLEAILNKLEYSRLRLSSIEPPDVGVELAELLTHPRFTPFLHVPLQSGSKEILKRMKRSYTPETFRKRIELAKSKVPDLFLGTDVIVGFPGETEADFGDSVSILDELGFSKIHAFPFSVRKNTSAEQFPETVSKETKKERVHSLMDLSQRLHRKYAESQFSKKREAVLERGGVAVTDNYLKAVIPENDLKSLSPGQFLTVEIGEYIPDVTDKEGKVSARILAAIG